A single Asterias rubens chromosome 13, eAstRub1.3, whole genome shotgun sequence DNA region contains:
- the LOC117298559 gene encoding uncharacterized protein LOC117298559 — MGCGSSRVENSRFCQTYGEPSEFDTCSSVVSTARDNRGEPDGREVVNSPVPKEVLNDYSNRISNFAPKDRSGSFSSRRSAPRTAGSTLKMLKPNSRVKSDFNELTEPVQDEDAGSNVRSRGPGSRTGRAESPVGETGDFLTAR; from the exons ATGGGCTGCGGATCCAGCAGAGTCGAGAACTCCAGGTTCTGCCAGACGTACGGGGAACCGAGTGAATTCGACACGTGCTCTTCGGTGGTGTCGACGGCACGGGACAATAGAGGTGAACCAGACGGCAGGGAAGTCGTCAACTCGCCCG TTCCAAAGGAAGTTCTAAACGACTACAGTAATCGCATCTCAAACTTCGCTCCCAAGGATAGATCGGGTTCCTTCTCAAGTCGTAGATCAGCTCCTCGAACCGCAGGCTCAACGCTTAAAATGTTAAAGCCAAACTCACGAGTCAAATCGGACTTTAACGAACTCACCGAGCCCGTGCAAGATGAAGACGCCGGGTCCAACGTAAGATCACGCGGCCCGGGGAGTCGTACGGGACGCGCTGAATCGCCTGTTGGCGAGACGGGGGATTTTCTGACTGCGAGATAG
- the LOC117298479 gene encoding cell division cycle protein 16 homolog has product MNDRKGTEGLDVCKLRTLVKSYIDKHQYESAHFWADKLVSLSDADVVDVYWLAQTLYLTGQYHRAAHLLQSKKLDKASKACQFLTAKCHAAVKEWEDALNILEMSDSSVKTPGKNKDEDIFTDSSDTEGIPLQNVESSICLLRGQIYEAMENRVLAAENYRRALQKDPYCFEAFELLVKHQMLTASEERSLLDSLPLTKNCRLAEMEVVKSVYETILKKYDKPSESTLPVCLEPLKDNMEVVTALAERHYYNCDFRTSHKITSEVLSKDPYHGSCLPLHIATLVELRKSNDLFYLAHKLVDLYPSKPISWFAVGCYYYLVGKNDSARRFFSKATTLDRLYGPAWLAFGHSFAAEGEHDQAMAAYFTASQLMKGCHLPLLFVGLEYGLTKNFKLAEKFFDQALAIAPSDPFVLHEMGVVEFHNGDWDEAEKYFMKALSIVQTMGTHDLPEKWEPLLNNLGHVSRKLKKYDQSLDYHRQALVLCPHSPSSFSAIGYVHTLMGDFSTAIDYFHKALGVGRRYVFSETMLARAIEQYILETSPSDGGSIDMSELVTPTAPKEEMMMTKDDTSSSLDIEVEMEDND; this is encoded by the exons ATGAATGACAGAAAAGGTACGGAAGGACTTGATGTTTGCAAGTTACGGACTTTAGTCAAGTCCTACATCGATAAA CATCAATATGAAAGTGCACATTTCTGGGCGGACAAACTTGTGTCGTTATCAGACG CGGACGTAGTTGATGTTTATTGGTTAGCGCAGACTCTTTATCTGACGGGACAATATCATCGGGCAGCTCATCTACTTCAGAGTAAGAAACTAGACAAG GCCAGCAAGGCGTGTCAGTTCCTGACGGCAAAATGTCAT GCAGCCGTCAAGGAATGGGAAGATGCTTTGAACATCTTGGAGATGTCTGACAGCTCAGTCAAGACGCCAGGGAAAAACAAAGATGAGGACATATTCACAGATAGCAGCGACACGGAAGGAATCCCACTCCAAAAT gTCGAGAGCTCAATCTGTTTACTACGAGGTCAGATTTACGAAGCCATGGAGAACAGAGTCCTGGCTGCTGAAAACTACCGTAGGGCGTTACAGAAAGACCCGTACTGCTTCGAAGCGTTTGAGTTGTTGGTCAAACATCAGATGTTGACGGCTAGTGAAG AAAGATCTTTGTTAGATTCACTTCCGCTGACCAAGAATTGCCGACTTGCGGAAATGGAGGTGGTGAAAAGTGTATATGAGACTATCCTGAAGAAG TATGACAAGCCATCAGAGTCCACGTTACCCGTTTGTCTTGAGCCTTTAAAGGACAACATGGAGGTAGTTACAGCGCTAGCAGAGAGGCATTACTACAATTGTGACTTTAGGACGTCACACAAGATCACATCAGA AGTTTTAAGTAAAGACCCCTATCATGGGTCGTGTCTACCCCTGCACATCGCTACACTAGTAGAGCTCCGGAAATCTAACG ATTTATTTTATCTGGCCCACAAATTGGTTGATTTATACCCAAGTAAGCCAATCTCATGGTTTGCCGTCGGCTGTTATTATTACTTAGTCGGCAAGAATGACTCAGCACGAAGATTCTTCAG TAAAGCAACAACACTAGACAGGTTGTATGGCCCCGCCTGGCTAGCCTTTGGTCACTCATTTGCCGCAGAGGGAGAGCATGACCAGGCTATGGCAGCTTACTTCACTGCATCACAGCTCATGAAAGG ATGTCATCTTCCGCTCCTGTTTGTGGGTCTGGAGTACGGACTGACCAAAAACTTCAAACTGGCGGAGAAGTTTTTTGATCAGGCGTTGGCGATTGCTCCAAGCGATCCGTTTGTCCTTCATGAGATGGGGGTTGTTGAATTCCACAACGGAGA TTGGGATGAAGCGGAGAAGTACTTCATGAAAGCTTTGAGTATCGTTCAGACTATGGGAACTCATGATCTTCCTGAGAAGTGGGAACCTTTACTCAATAACCTCGGACACGTCAGCAGGAAACTCAA AAAGTACGATCAATCGTTGGATTACCATCGGCAGGCTTTGGTTCTCTGCCCTCACAGTCCATCGTCATTCTCTGCTATTGGTTATGTTCATactctaatgggagactttagtACGGCCATTGATTACTTCCACAAG GCTTTGGGCGTCGGTAGACGGTACGTCTTCTCAGAAACAATGCTGGCCAGAGCTATTGAACAATACATCTTAGAAACATCACCAAGTGATG GAGGCAGTATTGACATGTCTGAACTGGTCACACCAACTGCTCCTAAAGAAGAGATGATGATGACAAAGGATGACACCTCCTCAAGTCTCGACATTGAGGTTGAGATGGAAGATAAcgactga